A region from the Rhodamnia argentea isolate NSW1041297 chromosome 7, ASM2092103v1, whole genome shotgun sequence genome encodes:
- the LOC115734661 gene encoding LOW QUALITY PROTEIN: AP-3 complex subunit delta (The sequence of the model RefSeq protein was modified relative to this genomic sequence to represent the inferred CDS: deleted 1 base in 1 codon): MAGSSIMETLFQRTLEDLIKGMRLQLIGESAFISKAMEEIRREIKSTDLHTKSIALQKLTYLNSLHAADMSWAAFHAVECMSSSRFAEKRVGYVAASQSFNESTPVLLLITNQLRKDLTSVNEYEASLALECLAKIGTVDLARDLTPEIFTLLSSSKVFVRKKSIGVTMRLFEKYPDAVRVCFKRLVENLESSDPQSLSATVGVFCELAAKDPPSYLPLAPEFYRILVDSKNNWVLIKVLKIFAKLAPLEPRLAKKVVEPICEHMRRTGAKSLMFECVRTVVGSLSEYESAVKLAVAKIREFLLEDDPNLKYLGLHALSIVPPKHLWAVLENKEVVIKSLSDEDANIKLESLGLVMAMVSESSIVEISRVLVNYALKSDPEFCNEILGSLLSTCSRNFYEIVVDFDWYVSLLGEMSRTPHCQKGEEIESQLIDVGMRVRDARPELVRVARSLLIDPALLGNPFLHRVLSAAAWVSGEYVEFSLNPFELAEALIQPRASLLPNSIRAVYLQSVLKILVFSVNSYLSQTETLADLEPGVQASQMENSEASDLASVRAPIESEHDEAFNPGVLDRPSADISVEDIGTVADGDGQTSKFVSFRKNGFTRESIVNLLNLVEVAMRPLSGSLEVEILERACNILGLIEVLKREMPAQFQSEMVLEKEELEVLELIKLMDDAFSEELGPVSTSAQDRVPIPDGLVLKDNLADLDEIMGDVKLPSSNSFSLESPYYAERMDPASSNVQSKEDSEASNESTSLLAEHRKRHGLYYLPSEGNGTISNDYPPANDLKSGETTNQDDPEDFVRLTAQSLVSKKKPNYAKPRPVVVKLDEGELVLAVPKKQDSRDDLLSGAVRDILLGDDAVKLSSSIKGKEKVNMDPLDSKENMHDMEHSRHRKSSSRRSKQRPHRKERGQTSPEKLGMEKEEHGGKVKSKSSHRHGRQKSRQKAEGSSDVIVQTPVIPDFLL, encoded by the exons ATGGCGGGCTCGTCGATCATGGAGACCCTTTTCCAGCGCACGCTGGAGGACCTCATCAAGGGCATGCGGCTCCAGTTGATCGGGGAATCGGCCTTCATCTCCAAGGCCATGGAAGAAATCCGCAGAGAGATCAAATCGACCGATCTTCATACCAAATCGATCGCGCTCCAGAAGCTCACGTACCTCAATTCCCTCCACGCCGCGGACATGTCGTGGGCCGCTTTTCACGCCGTCGAGTGCATGTCCTCTTCTCGGTTCGCCGAGAAGCGAGTTGGGTACGTCGCTGCTTCTCAATCTTTCAACGAAAGCACCCCTGTTTTGCTTCTCATCACTAACCAGCTTCGCAAGGACTTGACTAGTGTTAATGAGTATGAGGCGAGTTTGGCACTCGAATGCTTGGCCAAGATTGGTACGGTTGACCTCGCTAGGGATTTAACCCCTGAGATTTTCACTTTGTTGTCTAGCAGCAAGGTTTTCGTTAGAAAGAAATCCATAGGGGTCACCATGAGGTTGTTTGAGAAATACCCAGATGCGGTTAGGGTTTGCTTTAAGCGTTTGGTAGAGAATTTGGAGAGTTCTGATCCGCAGAGTTTGTCAGCCACAGTCGGGGTGTTCTGTGAGTTGGCGGCAAAGGATCCACCTTCATATTTGCCTTTGGCCCCTGAGTTTTACAGGATATTGGTGGACTCAAAGAACAATTGGGTGTTGATTAAGGTGTTGAAAATTTTTGCTAAATTGGCTCCTCTGGAGCCTAGGCTGGCAAAGAAGGTGGTGGAGCCTATATGCGAGCATATGAGGAGGACTGGTGCAAAATCTCTCATGTTTGAGTGTGTCAGAACTGTGGTGGGGAGCTTGAGTGAGTATGAATCTGCAGTGAAGCTCGCGGTTGCAAAGATTCGGGAATTCTTATTGGAAGACGATCCAAATCTGAAGTATCTTGGGTTGCATGCGCTCTCCATTGTCCCGCCTAAGCACTTGTGGGCTGTGTTGGAGAACAAGGAGGTAGTGATCAAGTCTTTGAGTGACGAGGATGCAAATATTAAGCTTGAGTCCTTGGGTCTTGTGATGGCTATGGTCTCTGAGAGTAGTATTGTTGAGATTTCCAGGGTCTTGGTCAATTATGCTCTTAAATCTGACCCTGAGTTTTGCAATGAGATTCTTGGATCCTTATTATCTACTTGTtcgagaaatttttatgaaatagtgGTGGATTTTGACTGGTACGTATCACTTCTCGGAGAAATGTCCAGGACTCCCCATTGCCAG AAGGGGGAGGAAATTGAGTCTCAGCTTATTGATGTTGGGATGAGGGTCAGAGATGCGAGGCCGGAACTTGTTCGTGTTGCTCGCAGTTTGCTGATTGACCCTGCACTACTTGGAAATCCTTTCTTGCATAGGGTCCTATCTGCTGCTGCGTGGGTCTCTGGGGAGTATGTTGAGTTCTCATTGAACCCTTTTGAGCTTGCTGAGGCACTTATACAGCCCCGTGCAAGTCTTCTGCCCAATTCAATTAGAGCAGTCTATCTGCAGTCAGTTctcaaaattttagttttttctgtAAATTCTTATCTATCTCAAACTGAGACTCTTGCTGATTTGGAGCCGGGAGTTCAAGCCTCTCAAATGGAAAATTCTGAAGCCTCTGATTTAGCAAGTGTTAGAGCACCTATTGAGAGTGAGCATGATGAAGCTTTCAATCCTGGGGTCTTAGATCGGCCATCTGCAGATATTTCCGTGGAAGACATTGGCACTGTGGCTGATGGCGATGGTCAGACTTCTAAATTTGTTTCTTTCAGAAAGAATGGTTTTACACGGGAATCTATTGTGAACCTGTTAAATCTAGTTGAAGTGGCCATGAGACCATTATCGGGAAGCCTTGAGGTAGAAATTCTTGAGAGGGCATGTAACATACTGGGTCTGATTGAAGTGCTTAAACGAGAAATGCCTGCTCAGTTCCAGAGTGAAATGGTTTTGGAGAAAGAAGAACTTGAAGTTCTAGAACTGATCAAATTGATGGATGATGCTTTCTCTGAAGAGCTTGGTCCTGTCTCAACGAGTGCCCAAGATAGGGTTCCAATACCAGATGGTCTAGTTCTCAAGGATAATCTTGCTGACTTAGATGAGATCATGGGTGATGTTAAATTACCTTCATCAAATTCATTTTCTCTTGAGAGTCCTTATTATGCTGAGAGAATGGATCCTGCTTCTTCTAACGTGCAAAGCAAGGAAGATTCTGAAGCATCGAATGAATCCACGTCTCTGCTTGCAGAGCACCGTAAGAGGCATGGCTTATATTATCTCCCTTCAGAAGGAAATGGAACTATATCAAATGATTATCCGCCTGCAAATGACCTTAAATCAGGTGAAACTACTAATCAAGATGATCCTGAAGACTTTGTTAGGCTCACAGCTCAATCGCTTGTGTCAAAGAAAAAGCCAAATTATGCAAAACCAAGGCCTGTTGTAGTTAAACTCGATGAAGGAGAATTGGTCCTTGCTGTACCAAAGAAACAAGATTCAAGGGATGATTTACTATCAGGGGCTGTGCGAGATATTCTATTAGGTGACGATGCTGTGAAGTTATCCAgttcaataaaaggaaaagagaaggtaaACATGGATCCTCTGGACTCGAAAGAGAACATGCATGACATGGAACATTCTCGCCATCGAAAATCTAGTTCTAGAAGAAGCAAACAACGGCCCCATCGAAAAGAGAGAGGACAGACGAGTCCAGAGAAACTTGgcatggaaaaagaagaacatgGTGGAAAAGTGAAGTCAAAGAGCAGTCATCGTCATGGCCGGCAGAAGAGCCGACAAAAAGCAGAAGGCTCCTCAGACGTTATTGTTCAAACACCAGTTATCCCGGATTTTCTTTTATAG
- the LOC115734766 gene encoding kinesin-like protein NACK1 isoform X2, with translation MTVRAPGTPASKVERTPVSTPGGPRSREEKIVVTVRLRPLNKREQLAKDQVAWECADDHNITSSGKTYTMRGITEKAVNDIYQHIVNTPERDFTIKISGLEIYNENVKDLLNSESGRNLKLLDDPEKGTVVEKLVEEKAKNDQHLRHLISICEAQRQVGETALNDNSSRSHQIIRLTIESTLRENSDCVRSFIASLNFVDLAGSERASQTHADGARLREGCHINLSLMTLTTVIRKLSVGKRSGHVPYRDSKLTRILQHSLGGNARTAIICTLSPALSHVEQSRNTLFFATRAKEVTNNAQVNMVVSDKQLVKHLQKEVARLEAELRTPDPAKEKDQKIQEMELEIQELRRQRDLAQTQVDELRKKFEEDGQGQNVLESPCPSVKKCLSYAGTLTPEEGRGLSRSDRPRNKLLRLSMRQSSTAPFTLMHEIRKLENLQDQLRDEANRALEVLQKEVACHRLGNQDAAETIAKLQAEIREMCAVRSAAPKEVEVGNVIATHKSVSANLKDEITRLHSQGSNIADLEEQLENVQKSIDKLVMSLPSNLQNGNNEATPKAKSHTKRKKLLPLASSNSANRSNFIKSPCSPLSASRQILEADSENRAPENNCETVSKDSLHEHEKENTAKNEDGEVTSKEGPPGYRRSSSVNMRKMQQMFQNAAEENVRSIRAYVTELKERVAKLQYQKQLLVCQVLELEANEAAGHDLQDDNTNEPDQPQLPWSLTFKEQRQQIIELWDVCFVSIIHRTQFYLLFKGDPADQIYMEVELRRLTWLQQHLAELGNASPAHVGDEPIVSLSSSIRALKREREFLAKRLTSRLTAEERDALYIKWDVPLEGKQRKLQFVSKLWTDPHDPQHIQESAEIVAKLVGFSGSGNMSKEMFELNFAVPADKRTWIMGWNQISNLLNL, from the exons ATGACAGTTAGAGCTCCTGGAACACCAGCCTCAAAAGTGGAAAGAACACCTGTTTCAACACCAGGAGGCCCTAGATCCAGGGAAGAGAAGATCGTGGTCACAGTTCGTCTCAGGCCATTAAACAAAAGGGAACAGTTAGCAAAAGACCAAGTTGCATGGGAGTGTGCTGATGACCATAACATT ACTAGCAGTGGTAAGACCTATACGATGCGAGGCATAACAGAGAAGGCTGTGAATGATATTTACCAGCATATAGTCAAT ACACCGGAGAGAGATTTTACCATAAAGATCTCTGGCTTGGAAATATACAATGAAAATGTCAAGGATTTGCTAAATTCAGAATCGGGACGCAATCTTAAGCTCTTAGATGATCCAGAG AAAGGAACTGTTGTGGAGAAGTTGGTTGAGGAGAAAGCAAAGAATGATCAGCACTTAAGGCATTTGATAAGCATTTGTGAAG CTCAAAGACAAGTTGGTGAAACAGCCTTGAATGATAACAGCTCACGGTCACACCAGATTATACGGCTG ACGATCGAAAGCACTCTTCGTGAAAACTCAGATTGTGTTAGATCTTTCATTGCAAGCCTG AACTTTGTTGATCTAGCTGGAAGTGAAAGAGCCTCACAGACACATGCTGATGGTGCTAGACTCAGGGAAGGCTGCCACATCAACCTTAGTTTGATGACTTTGACAACAGTGATTAGAAAGCTCAG TGTTGGAAAAAGAAGCGGCCATGTACCCTACCGAGATTCAAAGCTGACACGGATACTGCAGCACTCTCTTGGTGGAAATGCACGAACTGCAATTATTTGTACCTTGAGCCCGGCGCTTAGCCATGTTGAACAATCGCGAAACACTCTCTTCTTCGCTACTAGAGCGAAGGAAGTGACAAACAATGCTCAAGTAAACATG GTCGTTTCAGATAAGCAGTTGGTGAAGCATCTACAAAAGGAAGTTGCAAGATTGGAAGCTGAGCTCCGAACCCCTGATCCGGCGAAGGAAAAAGATCAGAAAATTCAAGAG ATGGAACTGGAGATTCAGGAATTGAGACGCCAAAGAGATCTTGCACAAACACAGGTTGATGAGCTGCGCAAAAAATTCGAAGAGGATGGGCAG GGCCAAAATGTACTTGAATCGCCTTGTCCTTCAGTGAAGAAATGCCTTTCTTATGCTGGTACATTGACACCGGAAGAAGGAAGGGGACTGAGCCGCAGTGACAGGCCACGGAACAAATTGCTGAGACTATCTATGAGGCAATCGTCAACTGCTCCCTTCACACTCATGCATGAGATTCGCAAACTTGAGAATCTCCAGGACCAGCTCAGAGACGAAGCAAATCGAGCTCTCGAAGTACTACAAAAAGAAGTCGCTTGTCATAGGCTGGGAAATCAAGATGCAGCTGAGACAATTGCAAAGCTGCAAGCAGAAATAAGGGAAATGTGTGCCGTCAGATCAGCAGCACCCAAGGAAGTTGAAGTTGGAAATGTCATTGCAACTCACAAAAGTGTCAGTGCTAATCTTAAGGATGAGATAACAAGACTTCATTCACAAGGAAGCAACATTGCAGATCTTGAGGAGCAGCTTGAAAATGTCCAGAAGTCTATTGATAAACTGGTGATGTCTCTTCCAAGCAACCTTCAGAATGGCAACAACGAAGCAACACCTAAGGCAAAGAGtcacacaaaaaggaaaaagctgcTTCCTTTGGCTTCCAGCAACAGTGCTAACCGttcaaatttcataaaatctcCTTGCTCTCCTCTATCAGCTTCTAGACAAATTCTGGAGGCTGATTCTGAGAATAGAGCTCCTGAGAACAACTGCGAGACTGTTTCTAAGGATTCCTTGCATGAACATGAGAAAGAGAATACTGCAAAGAATGAAGACGGAGAAGTCACATCAAAGGAAGGACCTCCGGGTTATCGCCGTTCAAGTTCAGTTAATATGAGGAAAATGCAGCAAATGTTCCAAAATGCAGCTGAAGAGAATGTGAGAAGCATAAGAGCATATGTCACTGAACTGAAAGAACGGGTGGCCAAATTGCAATACCAAAAGCAGCTTCTTGTTTGCCAG GTGTTGGAACTCGAAGCAAATGAAGCAGCCGGACATGATTTACAAGATGATAACACGAATGAGCCAGACCAGCCTCAGCTTCCCTGGAGTTTAACTTTCAAGGAGCAAAGGCAACAAATCATTGAGCTATGGGATGTGTGCTTCGTATCCATCATCCACAGGACGCAGTTTTATCTGTTATTCAAAGGGGATCCAGCTGATCAAATATACATGGAAGTGGAGCTTAGGCGTTTGACATGGTTGCAGCAGCACTTAGCAGAACTTGGGAATGCAAGTCCTGCGCATGTGGGAGATGAGCCCATTGTGTCACTATCATCaag CATTAGAGCATTGAAACGGGAGAGGGAATTTCTGGCCAAAAGGTTGACCTCACGTTTGACCGCAGAGGAGAGAGATGCCTTATACATTAAATGGGATGTGCCACTTGAGGGGAAGCAGAGGAAGCTGCAGTTTGTAAGCAAACTTTGGACAGATCCTCATGATCCCCAACATATACAGGAAAGTGCTGAGATAGTGGCCAAACTCGTAGGGTTTTCTGGAAGTGGAAACATGTCAAAGGAGATGTTTGAGCTTAATTTCGCTGTTCCTGCTGATAAAAGGACGTGGATTATGGGGTGGAACCAAATCTCAAACCTTCTTAATTTATAA
- the LOC115734766 gene encoding kinesin-like protein NACK1 isoform X1, with product MTVRAPGTPASKVERTPVSTPGGPRSREEKIVVTVRLRPLNKREQLAKDQVAWECADDHNIVYKPQPQERVAQPASFTFDRVFGPLSLTESVYEEGVKNVALSALMGINATIFAYGQTSSGKTYTMRGITEKAVNDIYQHIVNTPERDFTIKISGLEIYNENVKDLLNSESGRNLKLLDDPEKGTVVEKLVEEKAKNDQHLRHLISICEAQRQVGETALNDNSSRSHQIIRLTIESTLRENSDCVRSFIASLNFVDLAGSERASQTHADGARLREGCHINLSLMTLTTVIRKLSVGKRSGHVPYRDSKLTRILQHSLGGNARTAIICTLSPALSHVEQSRNTLFFATRAKEVTNNAQVNMVVSDKQLVKHLQKEVARLEAELRTPDPAKEKDQKIQEMELEIQELRRQRDLAQTQVDELRKKFEEDGQGQNVLESPCPSVKKCLSYAGTLTPEEGRGLSRSDRPRNKLLRLSMRQSSTAPFTLMHEIRKLENLQDQLRDEANRALEVLQKEVACHRLGNQDAAETIAKLQAEIREMCAVRSAAPKEVEVGNVIATHKSVSANLKDEITRLHSQGSNIADLEEQLENVQKSIDKLVMSLPSNLQNGNNEATPKAKSHTKRKKLLPLASSNSANRSNFIKSPCSPLSASRQILEADSENRAPENNCETVSKDSLHEHEKENTAKNEDGEVTSKEGPPGYRRSSSVNMRKMQQMFQNAAEENVRSIRAYVTELKERVAKLQYQKQLLVCQVLELEANEAAGHDLQDDNTNEPDQPQLPWSLTFKEQRQQIIELWDVCFVSIIHRTQFYLLFKGDPADQIYMEVELRRLTWLQQHLAELGNASPAHVGDEPIVSLSSSIRALKREREFLAKRLTSRLTAEERDALYIKWDVPLEGKQRKLQFVSKLWTDPHDPQHIQESAEIVAKLVGFSGSGNMSKEMFELNFAVPADKRTWIMGWNQISNLLNL from the exons ATGACAGTTAGAGCTCCTGGAACACCAGCCTCAAAAGTGGAAAGAACACCTGTTTCAACACCAGGAGGCCCTAGATCCAGGGAAGAGAAGATCGTGGTCACAGTTCGTCTCAGGCCATTAAACAAAAGGGAACAGTTAGCAAAAGACCAAGTTGCATGGGAGTGTGCTGATGACCATAACATTGTCTATAAGCCGCAACCCCAGGAACGAGTAGCTCAACCTGCTTCGTTCACATTTG ATAGAGTTTTTGGTCCTTTAAGCTTGACCGAATCTGTCTATGAGGAAGGGGTGAAGAATGTGGCTTTATCAGCTTTAATGGGTATAAATG CAACCATTTTTGCATATGGACAAACTAGCAGTGGTAAGACCTATACGATGCGAGGCATAACAGAGAAGGCTGTGAATGATATTTACCAGCATATAGTCAAT ACACCGGAGAGAGATTTTACCATAAAGATCTCTGGCTTGGAAATATACAATGAAAATGTCAAGGATTTGCTAAATTCAGAATCGGGACGCAATCTTAAGCTCTTAGATGATCCAGAG AAAGGAACTGTTGTGGAGAAGTTGGTTGAGGAGAAAGCAAAGAATGATCAGCACTTAAGGCATTTGATAAGCATTTGTGAAG CTCAAAGACAAGTTGGTGAAACAGCCTTGAATGATAACAGCTCACGGTCACACCAGATTATACGGCTG ACGATCGAAAGCACTCTTCGTGAAAACTCAGATTGTGTTAGATCTTTCATTGCAAGCCTG AACTTTGTTGATCTAGCTGGAAGTGAAAGAGCCTCACAGACACATGCTGATGGTGCTAGACTCAGGGAAGGCTGCCACATCAACCTTAGTTTGATGACTTTGACAACAGTGATTAGAAAGCTCAG TGTTGGAAAAAGAAGCGGCCATGTACCCTACCGAGATTCAAAGCTGACACGGATACTGCAGCACTCTCTTGGTGGAAATGCACGAACTGCAATTATTTGTACCTTGAGCCCGGCGCTTAGCCATGTTGAACAATCGCGAAACACTCTCTTCTTCGCTACTAGAGCGAAGGAAGTGACAAACAATGCTCAAGTAAACATG GTCGTTTCAGATAAGCAGTTGGTGAAGCATCTACAAAAGGAAGTTGCAAGATTGGAAGCTGAGCTCCGAACCCCTGATCCGGCGAAGGAAAAAGATCAGAAAATTCAAGAG ATGGAACTGGAGATTCAGGAATTGAGACGCCAAAGAGATCTTGCACAAACACAGGTTGATGAGCTGCGCAAAAAATTCGAAGAGGATGGGCAG GGCCAAAATGTACTTGAATCGCCTTGTCCTTCAGTGAAGAAATGCCTTTCTTATGCTGGTACATTGACACCGGAAGAAGGAAGGGGACTGAGCCGCAGTGACAGGCCACGGAACAAATTGCTGAGACTATCTATGAGGCAATCGTCAACTGCTCCCTTCACACTCATGCATGAGATTCGCAAACTTGAGAATCTCCAGGACCAGCTCAGAGACGAAGCAAATCGAGCTCTCGAAGTACTACAAAAAGAAGTCGCTTGTCATAGGCTGGGAAATCAAGATGCAGCTGAGACAATTGCAAAGCTGCAAGCAGAAATAAGGGAAATGTGTGCCGTCAGATCAGCAGCACCCAAGGAAGTTGAAGTTGGAAATGTCATTGCAACTCACAAAAGTGTCAGTGCTAATCTTAAGGATGAGATAACAAGACTTCATTCACAAGGAAGCAACATTGCAGATCTTGAGGAGCAGCTTGAAAATGTCCAGAAGTCTATTGATAAACTGGTGATGTCTCTTCCAAGCAACCTTCAGAATGGCAACAACGAAGCAACACCTAAGGCAAAGAGtcacacaaaaaggaaaaagctgcTTCCTTTGGCTTCCAGCAACAGTGCTAACCGttcaaatttcataaaatctcCTTGCTCTCCTCTATCAGCTTCTAGACAAATTCTGGAGGCTGATTCTGAGAATAGAGCTCCTGAGAACAACTGCGAGACTGTTTCTAAGGATTCCTTGCATGAACATGAGAAAGAGAATACTGCAAAGAATGAAGACGGAGAAGTCACATCAAAGGAAGGACCTCCGGGTTATCGCCGTTCAAGTTCAGTTAATATGAGGAAAATGCAGCAAATGTTCCAAAATGCAGCTGAAGAGAATGTGAGAAGCATAAGAGCATATGTCACTGAACTGAAAGAACGGGTGGCCAAATTGCAATACCAAAAGCAGCTTCTTGTTTGCCAG GTGTTGGAACTCGAAGCAAATGAAGCAGCCGGACATGATTTACAAGATGATAACACGAATGAGCCAGACCAGCCTCAGCTTCCCTGGAGTTTAACTTTCAAGGAGCAAAGGCAACAAATCATTGAGCTATGGGATGTGTGCTTCGTATCCATCATCCACAGGACGCAGTTTTATCTGTTATTCAAAGGGGATCCAGCTGATCAAATATACATGGAAGTGGAGCTTAGGCGTTTGACATGGTTGCAGCAGCACTTAGCAGAACTTGGGAATGCAAGTCCTGCGCATGTGGGAGATGAGCCCATTGTGTCACTATCATCaag CATTAGAGCATTGAAACGGGAGAGGGAATTTCTGGCCAAAAGGTTGACCTCACGTTTGACCGCAGAGGAGAGAGATGCCTTATACATTAAATGGGATGTGCCACTTGAGGGGAAGCAGAGGAAGCTGCAGTTTGTAAGCAAACTTTGGACAGATCCTCATGATCCCCAACATATACAGGAAAGTGCTGAGATAGTGGCCAAACTCGTAGGGTTTTCTGGAAGTGGAAACATGTCAAAGGAGATGTTTGAGCTTAATTTCGCTGTTCCTGCTGATAAAAGGACGTGGATTATGGGGTGGAACCAAATCTCAAACCTTCTTAATTTATAA